Within the Debaryomyces hansenii CBS767 chromosome E complete sequence genome, the region TTTCTGATTTGTTGCTTTAATGAATCTATCTCTTGATAATTCCTTGATTCCATTTGTCTGTTTGATATAGCAGCGTCTTGATCTTCCGCATCCACTGCGTCTAATAAAATCTTCTTCTCACGAactaattttttcaagtcCGCTATTGTCAAATCACTATTATGGGAAGGCTTTTCATCGCCATTTgatgaatcattattagacacatttttttttctgtGACGAACATTAGAAACATACCCAAAATTAGAATCGTCATTCTTATATCTTTTTCCATCTGTCTTACCAGGTTTCACTGGAGGTGAAGATTTGGCAGAACCacttttcaaagaatttttcaaagtatCCATAGAATCTTGGATATGCTTTGTTGAAGGAGGCACCAATTCTGGAGGTAATCTCAATGGTAAATCAAAACCATTTAGTCTTCTATAAACAAGATGCATTGCAACTGCAAATTCATCTTTGTTTAATTTTCCACGATTGTTAGTATCCGCAAGATTCCAAATAGACTCCAAATCTGGTCTAGCCAATCCAGACTTTCCGAATATATTGATTGCAACTTCTCCATCAATAAAACCCTTGTTTCTACTATCCCATGCAGAAAAAACGCCATCATAAATTTGCTTTTCTTGTTTCGTAATTGACCAAGTCACATTCGTCTTCAATGAACCACCCATAGCATTTTGCAAGTTATTAGTAGGTAATTGAGAAGAGGGTAAAAAGTGTTGCTCCATAGCATTCATCCCTGGGATTCCTCCTGTAGGCGTTGAAACAAACCCCCACTGACCAGGTTTACCTGTTGGTTGTGCCTGTAAAGGGCCAGTTTGTTGAGGTTGGAATCCTGTCGATTGTGGTTGGAACCCTGTTGATTGTGGTTGGAAACCTGTTGATTGTGGTTGAAACCCTGTAGTTTGTTGTTGAAATCCAGTGGTCTGTGCTTGTAACGGACCATTATTCATTCTTTGTGCAAATCCTGTTGATTGAGGTTGTAAAGCACCGGGACCAGTTTGATGAGGGTTCTGAGTTTGAAATCCTGTAGTTTGAGGTTGCAAAGGTCCAGTTTTCTGGGCTGGGATTAAATTAGAAGTTTGTTGAGGTTGCAATGGAATCAACGTACCTCCTCCAGTCCTTTGTGGCAATAATGGTGCCACATTGTTACTTCCAAATCCTGTTGCTTGCTGTGGAAGAGGGGGATTACCAGTTCTTTGAGCCATCATTTCCTGCGATGCACCGAATCCTGTTGGTTGAGCTTGAAATGATGTGGAGGGAACTGCGCCAGAGTTATTGAATCCAGTGGCCTGGGGAGCCATCCAATCGTTATTAATCGGATTGCTACTTGCCCCTGAACTAGCGAATGGTGTATTCGACAAGATATTCGCTGGATTCTCAGGTACACTAAAGCTTATAGCATCAACAAAACTTTTGACTTCATTCAGCCATTTTTCTGGTAACATAGTAGGCAAAGGATCCCCTTTCAATGACAAGTTGCATAAATGCAAAGCTAACGCAAATTCCGGAAATAACAAAGAACCCGACTTATTAGTGTCTGCCAACGACCAAATTTCAGCCAAGGTTATAGGCTGCAAGCCAGATCTTAATAAAATGTCTCGTGCCGAATCACCGCTAATAGCTTGTTCCCCCTTAGGAACTGCAGTTCTAAATAAATGTTCGAATTTACTTTGATCTGCGGCAGTAATGAACGATAATCTCATACTTGGGATCTTCAATTCGCTATTTTCCGTCACCGTAGGAGCCGAATTCGTCCCCGGTTGTTGAAATCCTGTAGGTTGTGTTTGAACATAACCAGTCTGTTGTGGTTGAATCAGCGGTTGTTGTGCAAATCCAGTAGgctgattttgaaatgacGACGCATTGAACATTCCCTGTTGTTGAGGTTGATAAAAACCGGTTGCTTGGTTAGGCAATGAAGGGGGTTGATTTGGATTGTAATATCCTGTTTGCTGAGGCTGTACATATTGCTGTTGCTGATTAAATCCTCCAGCAAAGCCGGTTTGTTGTTGCTGAGGGTTATAAGCAGcttgctgttgttgataTGGATTATACATCAGCCAAGTAATTGATTAACTTGCTATAATATACTTTCACCGCTTATAACATTGATTTATGTTAACAGGCTCAGTGGTCTTTGTTCGACGCTAACCTGcaaattgtatattttaCAGTTTAAGCGATTTTCCAGCCTATTCGGAAAGGATGCTACATTCTCCCCTATGGATACAGCGTATCAATGAAAACTACGTGGACCATGGCAAATATCTTGTAAATTTGACGTCTATCTAAAGTTTTATACAAGTATGATGTTTATATAACGCAAAAATTCTCATTTATAGCTTCATGGAAGAACCTCGTTCcagaaatcaatttctaaAAGGGTCAccttattgaatatttcaacgaGTTCATCCAACCGTCTTTGGGAAAGAGGATAATTTTCAAGCAATGACTGTAAAGAACTCTTGCCCCTTTCGTATGCATCGCGGTACCAATCTGACGTATAGTCTGCTAGCCAAGAATCGTACACTTCGGCATGGTCTTCGCATTTAAGAACACCCAAAGACTTGTCGTGATCTTGCCTTATTTTCAAGCCAATATCTCCAGCTTCAGCATAGCCATGCAAGCAGGGAGCTAAAGCGACTCTGATCCCTAAGAAATCCTCTTTTTTGCCTACTTCTAAGAGATAATCACAGTAAGCAGTACACGCTTTACCGGGAGATAACTCTGCATCCGACTCAAAATCTCTATCGTAATGAATGttgtaattcttcatcaatttttgcCTATGCAgttcaatttctttgacAATTTCATCGATTATCACGGACTGTGTATGAATCTGCTTGTAATCATTCGAGACAGAAGCGGCCAATCCATGAATCTGCGCATAATTAATCAAATAGTAGTAATCctgttttaaataataaagaaacttATCAAAGTCCAATTTATTCTGGGCTAGTTGGCTCACAAATGGATGGTGTATATACATTTTCCAATTGTCCTTAACCTTAGGGTGAGTCTTAAGATAATCTAAGAAAGAATCGTAGCTATCCAATAAGTAATGGGAAATGTCCAATTCACCTTGTTCGCATACAGTGTTGACTTTTGTATCTGGAACAATTGTATGGTTCAATGGCCCATTTCCGTGGcctaatttcttcttcaagcTGACCATACTTTTCTGAAcataatgaattgataatgGCAACGCTTCTTGAAGTGTATATCCTTTTGCAATGTTGGCAGAGATTGAGGACAGTAAAGTGCATCCAGTCCCATGCGTGTCCTTTGTCTTCAAGAATTCTGATTCAAATACCTTCACTGATTCATTCTTCGACTCATATAAGATATCGATAATACAAACTTGGTTACAGTTCTCATCTATATTCCCTTCATAAGGTCTATTTTGTACACGGTCCCATGGTATGTGTCCACCCTTCACTAATATATTCTCACAACCTAAGACCTTCTGTAATTGGATCACAAACTTAATATAGTCTTCTAAGTCTTTAATTGCAATCTTAGCTTTCTGTCCAGTagttatttcaaataagtTCTTAGCTTCCAAGAAGTTTGGTGTCACGAGATACGCTTGCTTTATCAATGAGTTAACACAATCTTTCATACCACCTACGTCAAATAATTGTGATCCTGACGTACTTATCATAACAGGATCTACAATAATCTTAAcgtttcttcttctaacaTAATCTAGGTGATCCTTTAATACATCAACTGTAGTTTTCGTCAACATGCCAGTCTTAATGACCTTCAACGGAGCATCTTCCGGTTTCTCATATCCCTCcaagaaatcatcaaaattaaGTTTTAATATGTCTCTTAGAAGAAACTCTGGTGTTGCTTCAAATGACTTAACACATTGTGTATTTTGACCAGTTAATGCGGTTATACATGTCAAACCATATACTTGATGTGCACTGAATGTCTTCAAATCGGCTTCAATACCAGCACCGCCTGAACTATCTGAGCCTGCAATGGTTAAAACAGCAGGGAAAAAGTCCCTCTTCTCAGCAATAGGACTCTTAAGTTTTACCGTTGTGTAATTGACCATCTTGTCTTTTGTCATAATAGGAGGATGTGAATCTTAATATCATTCTACATTGAAGTTGCACTGTTCTAagtatttaaaatttcgCATT harbors:
- a CDS encoding DEHA2E20878p (similar to uniprot|Q6B2F0 Saccharomyces cerevisiae YOL055C THI20 Hydroxymethylpyrimidine phosphate kinase involved in the last steps in thiamine biosynthesis), whose product is MVNYTTVKLKSPIAEKRDFFPAVLTIAGSDSSGGAGIEADLKTFSAHQVYGLTCITALTGQNTQCVKSFEATPEFLLRDILKLNFDDFLEGYEKPEDAPLKVIKTGMLTKTTVDVLKDHLDYVRRRNVKIIVDPVMISTSGSQLFDVGGMKDCVNSLIKQAYLVTPNFLEAKNLFEITTGQKAKIAIKDLEDYIKFVIQLQKVLGCENILVKGGHIPWDRVQNRPYEGNIDENCNQVCIIDILYESKNESVKVFESEFLKTKDTHGTGCTLSSSISANIAKGYTLQEALPLSIHYVQKSMVSLKKKLGHGNGPLNHTIVPDTKVNTVCEQGELDISHYLLDSYDSFLDYLKTHPKVKDNWKMYIHHPFVSQLAQNKLDFDKFLYYLKQDYYYLINYAQIHGLAASVSNDYKQIHTQSVIIDEIVKEIESHRQKLMKNYNIHYDRDFESDAELSPGKACTAYCDYLLEVGKKEDFLGIRVALAPCLHGYAEAGDIGLKIRQDHDKSLGVLKCEDHAEVYDSWLADYTSDWYRDAYERGKSSLQSLLENYPLSQRRLDELVEIFNKVTLLEIDFWNEVLP